The Sporichthyaceae bacterium DNA window CGTGCCGAGCGCGACGATGCCCATGAGAAACGACATCTGGATGATGAAGATCCAGTAGGTGCTGCCGATGAACCCGTAGCCGACGGCGCCGACCAACACGGCCAGGCGCAACCACGGATTGCCCTGCTGGATGCGGGCCTGCGGGAAGGCCCGGTCCGCCATCTCCGGCGTGGCCGGGATTTCCAGCATCGGCGGACCGGGCCGACCCGCAGTGGTCGGTGCGGCCATGAGCGTCACCTCCGGGGCGGCGTTCGCCCAAGCCGTAAGACAAACAAACTGACGCGTCGGTTTTTTAGGGACGATAGCCTCGCTGTGCCCGCCCCGGCAAGGAGGGAAACGCCGTTGCCCAAGATCGGCCCGGAACGCCGAGCGGCCAGACGTGAGCAGTTCGTCTCGGCCGCCCGCGAAGCGGCGGCGCAACGCGGTTACCGCGCGTTGACCGTCGACGATGTGTGCGCCGCTGCCGGGTTGTCCAAGGGCGCCTTCTACGCCTACTTCGCCGCCAAGCAGGACCTGCTGTCCGCGATGCTGGAAGCGGAGATCGCCGAGGTGGACACGGTGCTCAGCGCGCTCGAGAGGAGCGATACCTCGCAGTTGGACCGCGTGCGCAGTTACCTGCAGTCGATGGTGGTGCGCGGCCAGGACCCGGCTGAGGAACAACTGCGCGCCGAGGTGTGGTCGCGGGTGGCCGAGGATCCCCAGTTGGCCGCACGGTTGGCCGAGGAGGTGCGCTCTCGCCGGGTGCGGTTGGCCGCCTTCGCCGAAGCCGGCGCCCGGGACGGGGAGATGGTGCGGGTTCCGGCCAATGCGTTCGGCGCGATCCTGGTCGCGCTGGTCGACGGCCTGCTCTTGCACCACTCGGTGGACCCGGCGGGCTTCCGGTGGGAGAACGTACGCAAGGTCGTCGACATCCTGCTGGACCGACTCAGCCTCGCTCCGGAGTCCTAGCGGTTGGAGGTAGGTCGGCGACGTCGCCCGAGGACCCTTTGCCCCCGGCCCGGCGCCGCCGCGGGCGGGGCCATCGGCTGCTCGTGGGGTACCGCTCGCTGGTCGGATGCGGCGGCCACGTCACGGTCGGCAACGACGAACAACGCCTTGTGCGGCTTTGCGTTGCCGAACGGACCGTGTGGCCAGGACGCCCGGTTGAAGTCCCAGCCCGGCGAGGGGTCGACGAAGTCGTTGAAGTCCTTGTCGACCGAGAGCGCGCCGGTTTTGCCCACGGTGGCCACCCACAGCTTGTGGTCACTGAAGTAGGCGCTGCCGGCCCGGGAGACGAAGTAGTCCGTCCCCGCCAGCCGACCGGGTTGGTCGGTTTCGTGGTACTTGCCGTCCGGGCCCAGTGCGAAGTTGTCCACGGTGCCGAAGTGCGGCCCCAAGCCCGGCTTGGTCGGGTTGAGCGCGGCAGCACCGGCCAGCGACGGGCAGTCCTTGCTGAGGTGTTTGTCCAGGTCGCACTTCGGATCGGCGCCGGCGTTCACCAGCTTGGCGATGTCTATCACCATCATTCCGCCGGGCGTGCCCGGATCATTCGGACCCAGGATGCCCGCATGGCGACCCATCGTCGAGTGATAGAGGAATTTGTCGTTCGGGCTGGTCTGGACCCAGCCGCCGTGGGTGCCGGCACCGCGGGTATCCGGCCAACTGGGGTTGTAGCCCTTGATCGCGGTGCCGTCGTCCCACACCTTCCGCCACTGCGGGTGCGGCACGGTGATGTCCGGGGCGTAGAAGATCTCGCCGCCCTGCATGGTCTGCGCGAACGCGCCCTTGTGACCCGGCTGCTGGGTGACCGTGACCTCCATGGTCGCGCTGTTCTCGCGGTACAGCGGGGCCTTCGGGTCGCTCGCCGGGTTATCGGGGAGGTAGGTCACATCGGTGACCGTCGGGTGGTTGCGGTCGGAGATGTCCCAGGTCCGTACCGTCGGGCGGAACAGCTTCGCCGAGGCCGGGGGAAGGGGACTGAGGATGAGGTTTCTCGGCTCCACGTAATCGCCGGTGACCATGCGGTTCAGGTCCGGGCGCGCCTGAATGCCGTGCGGGTTGGCGCAGCTCGGCTTTCCGGTTGGCGGCAGGTTGTCGCACACGCTCGCCTTGTCACCCTGCGGCGTGGCGGCCGGGCTGATCGAGAGGACCTTGGCGTTCTGGTCGAGGTGCACGACCGAGCCCGGGCTGCCGGCATAACCGTTCCCAGAGCGCACCGAACCGTCGGAATAGCGGCACGGGCCGGGCAGCACCGGGCCGCCCATGTAGGTGGCATAGGCGGTGCGGTCGCTGAGGACGTAGTACGCATCCGGCACGGACCCGCACATCGTGTCGGTGGGCGCGCTCACGCCCCTGAGCGTGAGCATCGGCAGGGCAGACACGTCGATGGCGTAGGTCGTCGAGGTGTACAGGCCACCGACGAACAAGGTGTCACCCTTGTGCCAGGTGTACTGCGCGTGGTGCAACTCGTTGTACACCAGCGGGCTGAGCGTGACGGTGTTCACCAGACGGCCGTAGGACTGCGAGCCCTTCGTCGCGTCGATGACCGCAAGGAAGTCCGGCCCCACCAGTGCGTTCCTGGCCTTGTTCGCCGGGTCCTGCACCGAACCGGGCAGCGTCTTGGCGTCCCGCCCGACGGTGTCGGCGGCGTTCTCGTCGCTGGCCAACACCACCAGATACTCCTTGGGCGTGCCGCCGACATCCTGCTGGGCGTACTTGCGGACCAGGTGGTTGGTGACAGCAAAGATCTTGCCGTTGTCCGCCTGAATGCGGTTGGTGGAGACCAGCACGTCCCCGTAAG harbors:
- a CDS encoding TetR/AcrR family transcriptional regulator; the encoded protein is MPKIGPERRAARREQFVSAAREAAAQRGYRALTVDDVCAAAGLSKGAFYAYFAAKQDLLSAMLEAEIAEVDTVLSALERSDTSQLDRVRSYLQSMVVRGQDPAEEQLRAEVWSRVAEDPQLAARLAEEVRSRRVRLAAFAEAGARDGEMVRVPANAFGAILVALVDGLLLHHSVDPAGFRWENVRKVVDILLDRLSLAPES